A genomic region of Methanobacterium sp. SMA-27 contains the following coding sequences:
- a CDS encoding FprA family A-type flavoprotein: MTYNLIKEQVYSVGAIDWDRRIFDELISIPNGTSYNSFIVKGKDKTALIDTVDPTKTNELLDNLKKLDVDIDYIVINHAEQDHSGTIPKILEKYSDAIIVTNTKCKEFLSEFLPLTDAKFRVVGDGDSLDLGGKTLEFIITPWVHWPDTMVTYLNENKILFSCDFFGSHLATSELFSNEDIYKLAKRYYAEIMMPFRTIITKNLEKLENLNIDIIAPSHGPLYKNPEFIINAYKDWTSNNTKNEVIIPYISMHGSTKRMVEYLVDSLIDRGITVKPLNLTLTESGELALDLVDATTMVIASPTVLTGPHPSVVYATYLANALRPKLKLVSVMGSYGWGGRMLDLITGMIGNLKVEMISPLIIKGFPKEEDYKKIEAMANEIVSKHEELGIIEKR, from the coding sequence ATGACTTATAATCTGATAAAAGAGCAAGTGTATTCTGTTGGTGCTATAGATTGGGATAGAAGAATTTTTGATGAATTGATCAGTATTCCAAATGGAACAAGTTATAACTCCTTTATTGTAAAAGGTAAAGATAAAACAGCATTGATAGACACTGTTGATCCAACTAAAACCAACGAATTACTGGATAATCTTAAAAAATTAGATGTTGATATAGATTATATTGTTATTAACCATGCTGAACAGGATCATTCAGGAACAATTCCCAAAATACTTGAAAAATATAGTGATGCTATTATTGTAACCAATACTAAATGTAAAGAATTTCTTAGCGAATTTCTCCCACTTACTGATGCAAAATTCAGGGTTGTTGGAGATGGAGATAGTTTAGATCTTGGCGGTAAAACACTTGAATTTATAATTACGCCATGGGTGCACTGGCCAGATACAATGGTTACTTACCTAAATGAAAACAAAATACTTTTCTCATGCGATTTTTTTGGCTCACATTTGGCAACAAGTGAATTATTTTCAAATGAAGATATTTACAAATTAGCCAAAAGATATTATGCCGAGATAATGATGCCCTTCAGAACCATTATTACAAAGAACCTTGAGAAATTGGAAAATTTGAACATTGATATTATAGCTCCAAGCCATGGTCCTTTATACAAAAACCCAGAATTTATAATTAACGCATATAAAGATTGGACATCTAACAATACCAAAAATGAAGTTATCATACCTTACATATCAATGCATGGAAGCACCAAACGTATGGTAGAATATTTAGTTGATTCCTTAATTGATAGGGGAATAACAGTTAAACCATTGAATTTGACCCTTACTGAAAGTGGCGAATTAGCCTTAGACCTTGTAGACGCTACAACCATGGTTATTGCTTCACCAACTGTATTAACAGGCCCACATCCCAGCGTTGTTTATGCCACATACCTTGCAAATGCCCTCAGACCAAAATTAAAATTAGTTTCTGTAATGGGTTCCTATGGATGGGGTGGAAGAATGCTTGATTTGATCACAGGAATGATAGGTAATTTAAAGGTAGAAATGATCTCACCATTAATTATTAAGGGATTTCCAAAGGAAGAAGACTATAAAAAAATAGAAGCAATGGCCAATGAAATTGTTTCAAAGCATGAAGAACTTGGAATTATTGAAAAACGATAA
- a CDS encoding RtcB family protein yields the protein MVIEELKKIRECVWEIPTEYKKGMRVPGRIYLDDNAIKTVEKGAIDQVANVACLPGIQKFSIGLPDIHFGYGFSIGGVGAFSAKNGVISPGGVGFDINCGVRLLRTNLTEDDVKPRINELVDTLFKNIPSGVGSKGKLRLKEGEIDDVLDNGAKWAVENGYGWESDLKYLEENGKMDAADSSKVSDKAKKRGIPQLGSLGSGNHFLEIQKMEDIYDENAAKIFGIEEGQITIMIHSGSRGCGHQVCADYLRTMDKAYKRYNINLPDRQLACAPADSNEAQDYFKAMACAANYAWTNRQMIVHWVRESFEQVFNRDADDMNMGIVYDVAHNIAKLESHTIKGQKTDVYVHRKGATRSFGPGREEVPKEYRVIGQPVMIPGTMGTASYILHGTEKAMDETFGSTAHGAGRKMSRAGAKREYNGVEVKKMLESKGITIKANSMPVVAEEAPGAYKDVDEVVRTCHEAGISLLVGKMIPIGVAKG from the coding sequence ATGGTTATAGAAGAATTGAAAAAAATAAGAGAATGTGTTTGGGAGATTCCAACAGAGTACAAAAAAGGGATGAGAGTTCCTGGAAGAATATATTTGGACGATAACGCTATAAAAACTGTTGAAAAAGGTGCTATTGATCAAGTTGCAAATGTAGCTTGTCTTCCGGGTATTCAAAAGTTTTCAATAGGACTTCCGGATATTCACTTTGGGTATGGATTCAGTATTGGTGGTGTTGGAGCTTTCAGTGCTAAAAATGGAGTCATCAGCCCCGGTGGTGTTGGATTTGATATTAACTGCGGAGTACGATTATTAAGAACCAACCTAACCGAAGATGATGTCAAACCAAGAATAAACGAACTTGTTGATACACTTTTCAAAAACATTCCCTCAGGAGTAGGAAGTAAAGGTAAATTAAGGCTTAAGGAAGGAGAAATCGATGACGTACTTGACAACGGTGCAAAATGGGCTGTTGAAAATGGTTACGGATGGGAATCTGACCTTAAATATCTTGAAGAGAATGGAAAGATGGATGCAGCCGATTCTTCCAAGGTTAGTGATAAAGCCAAGAAAAGAGGAATACCACAATTAGGATCTCTTGGATCAGGTAATCATTTCCTAGAAATTCAGAAAATGGAGGATATATATGATGAAAATGCTGCTAAAATCTTTGGAATTGAGGAAGGTCAAATCACTATTATGATACATTCTGGTTCAAGAGGCTGTGGACATCAAGTATGTGCAGACTACCTAAGAACTATGGACAAGGCATATAAAAGATATAATATTAATCTACCAGACAGACAGCTTGCATGTGCGCCTGCAGATTCAAATGAAGCCCAGGATTACTTCAAGGCCATGGCATGTGCCGCCAACTATGCATGGACCAATAGGCAAATGATAGTACATTGGGTAAGGGAATCATTTGAACAAGTTTTCAATAGAGATGCAGATGATATGAACATGGGTATTGTCTATGATGTAGCTCACAATATTGCAAAATTAGAATCACATACCATTAAAGGCCAAAAAACTGATGTATATGTACACAGAAAAGGGGCAACAAGATCATTTGGACCCGGAAGGGAAGAAGTGCCAAAAGAATATCGGGTAATTGGACAACCTGTTATGATACCTGGTACAATGGGTACTGCATCTTATATTCTTCATGGAACAGAAAAAGCAATGGATGAAACATTTGGTTCCACTGCACATGGAGCAGGGCGTAAAATGAGCAGAGCAGGAGCAAAAAGAGAATACAATGGTGTTGAAGTTAAAAAGATGCTTGAATCAAAAGGAATCACTATAAAAGCTAATTCAATGCCCGTTGTAGCTGAAGAAGCACCAGGTGCTTATAAAGACGTGGATGAAGTTGTTAGAACATGTCATGAAGCAGGAATTTCTTTATTAGTAGGTAAAATGATACCCATTGGAGTTGCAAAGGGGTAA
- the mtnP gene encoding S-methyl-5'-thioadenosine phosphorylase codes for MIGIIGGTGVYEIVTMGDEIDKRVLKTPYGNSPEISLFQLHGKRVAFMPRHAKGHSNPPHMINYRANIYAMKKLGVERILATNAVGSLERSVNPGDFVIPHDFIDFTKMRKGSFYDDRTVHIDVTEPYCNELRSTIKSSGDVIDGGVYVCTDGPRFETPAEIQMFHMLGGTIVGMTGIPEAVLARELEMCYASICTVSNYAASISPTNLTIDEVFEIMDRKKHDLVKLMDISISKMSEERSCHCMGALKGAEI; via the coding sequence ATGATAGGAATTATTGGCGGTACTGGAGTTTACGAAATTGTAACCATGGGTGATGAAATTGATAAACGCGTTTTAAAAACGCCTTATGGGAATTCTCCTGAGATTTCTCTATTTCAACTTCATGGCAAACGTGTGGCTTTCATGCCAAGACATGCAAAAGGACATTCAAATCCCCCACACATGATTAATTACCGTGCAAATATTTATGCAATGAAAAAATTGGGTGTAGAAAGAATATTAGCTACCAATGCAGTAGGATCACTTGAAAGATCAGTGAATCCAGGAGATTTTGTTATCCCTCATGACTTTATTGATTTTACCAAAATGAGGAAAGGATCTTTTTATGATGACAGAACAGTTCACATTGATGTTACAGAACCCTACTGTAATGAACTGAGAAGTACCATAAAATCCTCGGGCGATGTTATTGATGGTGGTGTTTATGTATGTACAGATGGACCAAGATTTGAAACACCTGCAGAAATTCAGATGTTCCATATGCTTGGTGGTACAATTGTTGGTATGACTGGAATACCAGAAGCAGTATTGGCACGTGAACTAGAAATGTGTTATGCAAGTATATGTACTGTATCCAACTATGCGGCTTCAATATCTCCTACCAATCTAACCATAGACGAAGTTTTTGAAATAATGGATAGGAAAAAACATGATCTGGTAAAGCTCATGGATATCTCCATCTCCAAAATGTCTGAAGAAAGAAGTTGTCACTGCATGGGTGCACTTAAAGGTGCAGAGATATGA
- the nadA gene encoding quinolinate synthase NadA — translation MLNELQKEIIALKKDKNAIILAHNYQTGDIQEIADFIGDSLELCIKASQIVDSDLVVFCGVDFMAETAAILNPNKRIVLPDKEAECPMAHMLTADELRIYKERYPDAAVVLYVNTLAEAKAEADILCTSANAVKVVESLDENRILFGPDMNLAWFVSHQVKDKEIIPAPESGHCYVHKMFNLGDLYFLREKHPDADILVHPECDPEVQEYADYVQSTGGMIKHVAESPKITFIIGTEVDLVTRLRRENPGKTIIPALNEAICENMKLHTLEKVKNSIINQEFVVKVPTDVAEKAKNAIDKMLEIS, via the coding sequence ATGTTAAATGAACTTCAGAAAGAGATCATAGCACTCAAAAAAGATAAAAATGCTATAATACTGGCACATAATTATCAAACTGGAGATATACAGGAAATTGCGGATTTTATTGGAGACTCACTTGAGCTCTGCATAAAAGCTTCTCAGATTGTTGACTCTGATCTAGTTGTATTTTGCGGAGTGGATTTCATGGCAGAAACAGCAGCTATTTTGAATCCAAATAAACGAATAGTATTACCTGATAAAGAAGCAGAATGTCCCATGGCACATATGCTAACTGCTGATGAACTTAGAATATATAAAGAAAGATATCCTGATGCAGCTGTGGTTCTCTATGTAAATACACTTGCCGAAGCAAAAGCTGAAGCAGATATACTTTGTACGTCTGCAAATGCTGTAAAAGTAGTAGAAAGTCTTGATGAAAACAGAATATTATTTGGTCCGGATATGAACCTTGCTTGGTTTGTTTCTCATCAAGTAAAAGATAAGGAGATAATTCCTGCACCTGAAAGTGGACATTGTTATGTACATAAAATGTTTAACTTAGGGGATCTGTATTTCTTAAGGGAAAAACATCCTGACGCAGACATACTTGTACATCCTGAGTGCGATCCAGAGGTTCAAGAATATGCAGATTATGTTCAGAGTACAGGAGGCATGATTAAACATGTTGCAGAGTCTCCGAAAATCACTTTCATAATAGGAACAGAAGTGGATCTAGTTACAAGGCTTAGAAGGGAAAATCCAGGTAAAACCATAATTCCTGCACTCAATGAAGCAATATGTGAAAATATGAAATTACACACACTTGAGAAAGTGAAAAATTCTATTATTAATCAAGAATTTGTTGTCAAAGTCCCAACAGATGTAGCTGAGAAAGCAAAAAATGCAATAGATAAAATGCTTGAGATATCTTAA
- a CDS encoding DUF763 domain-containing protein has translation MQSKRGVVNLPLHGGKAPKWLFNRMVKLTTGVVDVMLYEYDSDEFLRRISNPHWFQAFSCVLGFDWHSSGTTTTTCGALKMAINAEEHGMIVAGGKGRASRKTPADIEAAGDIFSLSTTKIEDLIHSSRISAKIDNSCIQDGYQLYHHSFLLTEGGNWAVIQQGMNQETRYARRYHWLGESADNYLEEPHMGICCDIQNPKTLDMTSMDSNEARNVSVDLICDNPEHLKKYFKDRTPILSKSQMKLDNYFNEFKMPRHHPVLDQDLSDREFEVLKRAWEIQPSNYEELISLEGMGPKKIRALALISDLVYGSTPSWEDPVKYSFTHGGKDGYPYPVDREVYDHSIQTLKDALDQAKLEKKDKYHAIKRLEGLVNH, from the coding sequence ATGCAATCAAAACGAGGAGTTGTTAATCTACCCCTTCATGGAGGTAAAGCACCTAAATGGCTGTTTAATAGGATGGTAAAATTAACAACAGGCGTTGTGGATGTGATGCTCTATGAATATGATTCAGATGAATTTTTAAGACGTATCTCCAATCCTCACTGGTTCCAAGCCTTTTCTTGTGTATTGGGTTTTGATTGGCATTCTTCAGGAACAACTACAACTACGTGTGGTGCATTGAAAATGGCCATCAATGCAGAAGAACATGGAATGATAGTTGCAGGAGGAAAAGGGAGGGCATCGAGAAAAACCCCTGCAGATATTGAAGCTGCAGGAGATATATTTTCTCTGTCCACAACAAAAATTGAAGATCTAATCCATTCAAGCAGAATATCTGCCAAGATCGACAATTCATGTATACAGGATGGTTATCAACTTTACCATCATTCATTCTTGTTAACAGAAGGGGGAAATTGGGCTGTAATTCAACAGGGAATGAACCAAGAAACTCGTTATGCTAGGAGATATCATTGGCTAGGCGAATCAGCTGATAATTATCTTGAAGAACCACATATGGGGATCTGCTGTGATATTCAAAACCCAAAAACACTGGATATGACTTCCATGGATAGTAATGAAGCAAGGAATGTTAGTGTAGATCTCATTTGTGACAACCCTGAACACTTAAAGAAATATTTTAAGGATAGAACACCCATATTATCAAAGTCACAGATGAAACTTGATAACTACTTCAATGAATTCAAAATGCCTCGCCACCATCCTGTATTGGATCAAGACCTTTCGGATCGTGAATTTGAAGTTTTGAAACGTGCATGGGAAATTCAACCTTCAAATTATGAAGAATTGATTTCACTTGAGGGAATGGGACCAAAGAAGATAAGGGCACTTGCATTGATATCAGACCTTGTATATGGTTCAACACCAAGCTGGGAGGATCCTGTAAAGTATAGCTTCACCCATGGCGGGAAGGATGGATATCCCTATCCAGTTGATCGTGAAGTCTATGATCATTCGATTCAAACATTAAAAGACGCTTTAGATCAAGCTAAACTTGAAAAAAAAGATAAATATCATGCCATAAAACGTCTTGAAGGACTAGTTAACCATTGA
- a CDS encoding deoxyuridine 5'-triphosphate nucleotidohydrolase, with the protein MLGENELKKLFPDFKELVQPSGIDLRINEVFIQVGPGSLIDNEKNLPELEKLEPPIYVLKPKTAYLVTIDRKIKIPKGCSMLYLPRSTLLRSFISVHTAVGDPGFYGTLQFMVYNYGEFDYTVKKGERIAQGVVFDVTGSGEYNGSYQEDE; encoded by the coding sequence ATGCTTGGAGAAAATGAACTAAAAAAATTATTTCCAGATTTCAAAGAACTTGTACAACCTTCAGGAATTGATTTAAGAATTAATGAAGTTTTCATACAAGTTGGACCAGGATCTTTAATTGACAATGAAAAAAATCTACCTGAACTAGAAAAGTTAGAACCCCCTATTTATGTATTAAAACCTAAAACAGCATATCTTGTAACTATAGACCGGAAAATAAAGATACCAAAAGGCTGTTCAATGCTCTATCTACCACGTTCCACTCTTTTAAGATCATTCATATCTGTTCACACGGCTGTGGGTGACCCTGGATTTTATGGAACACTACAATTTATGGTATACAATTATGGAGAATTTGATTATACAGTTAAAAAGGGTGAAAGAATAGCACAGGGTGTTGTGTTTGATGTTACTGGTTCTGGTGAATACAATGGAAGTTACCAGGAAGATGAATAA
- a CDS encoding trans-aconitate 2-methyltransferase, whose translation MENVKKHFEEEAEEFDKTIQQLIPLYSEMIDSMITALPYNVSDKFKVLDLGCGTGNVSKAVKERFPRAMIDCIDIAENMIEMAKIKLEDYKDIKYYTGDFAEFDFEAKYDVVVSSLALHHIKTDEEKKRFYMRIYGVLSMGGVFLNSDSVLGSNESLNEIYMEKWVEFMLQNVTKEEVEEKWLPKHEEEDFPAPLIKHLQWLNEIGFENIDIVWKYYGSAVYCGTKP comes from the coding sequence TTGGAAAACGTTAAAAAACATTTTGAAGAAGAAGCAGAAGAATTTGACAAAACCATTCAACAATTGATACCATTGTACTCTGAAATGATAGATTCCATGATTACTGCATTACCATATAATGTTTCCGATAAATTTAAAGTGCTTGATCTAGGTTGCGGAACAGGAAATGTATCTAAAGCTGTTAAAGAAAGATTTCCCAGAGCAATGATTGACTGTATAGATATTGCCGAGAATATGATAGAAATGGCAAAGATCAAACTTGAAGATTACAAAGACATAAAATATTATACTGGAGACTTCGCTGAATTTGATTTTGAAGCAAAATACGATGTTGTTGTTTCCTCTCTTGCACTTCACCATATAAAAACAGATGAAGAAAAAAAGAGATTCTACATGAGAATTTATGGTGTTTTAAGTATGGGAGGAGTTTTTCTTAATTCAGACAGTGTTCTTGGATCAAATGAAAGTTTGAACGAAATTTATATGGAAAAATGGGTTGAATTCATGTTACAGAATGTAACAAAGGAAGAAGTGGAAGAAAAATGGCTACCAAAACATGAGGAGGAAGATTTTCCAGCTCCCCTAATCAAACATCTTCAATGGTTAAATGAAATAGGATTTGAAAACATTGATATTGTTTGGAAGTACTATGGATCGGCTGTTTATTGTGGAACAAAACCATAA
- a CDS encoding PRC-barrel domain-containing protein, which translates to MKANEFIGMKVLDKEANEVGKVAEIAVVFKKCLVDKIFVSMGSALSKKYLVIVEEDIAEIGDYLQLKIDKAGLEEQVKVDKIDDFLGNATKYKDFIGKTVLTKSGMDVGKITDMVIDPKGCLIHNIVVTTGGTLNKKHIMISDEDIDAMGDYLILNLDQKQVEDRTD; encoded by the coding sequence ATGAAAGCCAACGAGTTTATTGGAATGAAAGTACTTGATAAAGAAGCAAATGAAGTGGGTAAAGTAGCGGAAATTGCTGTTGTCTTTAAAAAATGTCTTGTAGACAAGATATTTGTATCAATGGGTTCTGCCTTGAGCAAAAAATATTTGGTAATAGTTGAAGAAGATATAGCCGAGATTGGAGATTATTTACAGTTAAAAATCGATAAAGCAGGGTTAGAAGAACAGGTTAAAGTTGATAAGATTGATGATTTCCTGGGTAATGCAACAAAATATAAAGATTTCATTGGAAAAACAGTTCTAACCAAAAGTGGAATGGACGTTGGTAAGATCACAGACATGGTGATAGATCCAAAGGGTTGCCTCATACACAATATCGTTGTAACAACAGGTGGCACTCTGAACAAAAAACATATTATGATATCTGACGAAGATATAGATGCTATGGGAGATTATTTGATACTTAATTTAGACCAAAAACAAGTAGAAGATAGAACAGATTAA
- the ftsY gene encoding signal recognition particle-docking protein FtsY — protein MFESLKKKFTGTIGKISDKVTAEEELEAASEETEVVKSTEKSESPKSVEKPDTKPVDDRSSETESKVEDGKKSGMLGFLRGKSNETEEIKDEKSIVKESSELETPISDETELIESETSEESDDKSGIFSFVRNKTISEKDIDDILFELELALLEGDVAMDVAEKIINSVKDDLIGRKIRRRSDVTDFTRDALKKAISNILDIESKDVISLAENAKKSGEPLKIMFVGINGTGKTTTIAKISTYLLEKGYTPVIAASDTFRAGAIEQLTHHADKLGVKIIKHKKGADPAAVAFDAVEHAKAKGKELVLVDTAGRMQTNINLMDEMKKIKRVIHPDLIIYVGDALTGNDSVEQAQKFNEAVGIDGIILTKADADAKGGAALSIGYVIQKPILFLGVGQSYSDIIEFKPEWMVEQIIG, from the coding sequence TTGTTTGAATCACTTAAAAAGAAGTTTACAGGTACAATTGGAAAGATATCAGATAAAGTAACAGCAGAAGAAGAATTAGAAGCTGCATCAGAGGAAACAGAGGTTGTTAAATCTACTGAAAAATCTGAATCTCCTAAATCTGTTGAGAAACCTGATACAAAACCTGTGGATGATAGATCGTCTGAAACAGAATCAAAAGTTGAAGACGGAAAAAAATCAGGAATGTTGGGATTTCTTCGTGGAAAATCCAATGAAACTGAAGAAATTAAAGATGAGAAATCAATTGTAAAAGAATCTTCAGAATTGGAAACTCCAATTTCTGATGAAACTGAACTCATCGAATCAGAAACTTCTGAAGAATCAGATGATAAATCGGGTATATTCTCTTTTGTTAGAAATAAAACCATATCTGAAAAAGATATTGATGATATTTTATTTGAACTTGAATTAGCACTATTAGAAGGCGACGTAGCAATGGATGTTGCTGAGAAAATAATTAATTCTGTTAAGGACGATTTGATTGGTCGTAAAATACGGCGTAGAAGCGATGTTACAGATTTTACACGAGATGCCCTAAAAAAGGCAATATCAAATATTTTAGATATTGAAAGCAAAGATGTGATTTCACTTGCAGAAAATGCTAAAAAATCTGGTGAGCCATTAAAGATAATGTTTGTGGGAATAAATGGTACTGGAAAAACCACTACAATTGCTAAAATTTCAACTTACTTATTGGAAAAGGGATATACGCCAGTTATCGCTGCTTCAGATACTTTCAGGGCGGGTGCAATTGAACAGTTAACCCATCATGCTGATAAATTAGGAGTTAAAATAATTAAACATAAGAAAGGTGCAGATCCTGCTGCTGTGGCATTTGATGCAGTTGAACATGCTAAGGCAAAGGGCAAAGAACTGGTTCTTGTTGATACTGCTGGTCGAATGCAGACAAATATCAATTTAATGGATGAAATGAAGAAAATTAAACGTGTTATACATCCTGATCTGATTATATATGTTGGTGACGCATTAACAGGGAATGATTCAGTTGAACAAGCTCAAAAATTCAATGAAGCTGTTGGGATTGATGGTATAATCCTAACAAAGGCTGATGCTGATGCCAAGGGTGGCGCAGCCCTGTCTATTGGATATGTAATACAAAAACCAATATTATTTTTAGGAGTAGGGCAGTCTTATTCGGATATAATTGAGTTTAAACCTGAATGGATGGTTGAACAGATTATAGGATAA
- the pfdA gene encoding prefoldin subunit alpha codes for MEDRQRLEALVKELNTYQGQAEVLQQQIDTLNATITELQVAMDTLETVKGEDNKETLVPIGAGSFLITELKNTEEVIIGLGAGVAVKKTVDDAKETIAEQKKELEELKEKMASDLQKITEYIMQRSPEAEELMQKVEGEV; via the coding sequence ATGGAAGATAGACAAAGACTTGAAGCGTTGGTGAAAGAACTGAATACATATCAAGGACAGGCAGAAGTACTTCAGCAACAAATTGATACTTTAAACGCAACTATTACCGAACTCCAAGTTGCTATGGACACTTTGGAAACTGTTAAAGGAGAAGATAATAAAGAAACACTAGTACCTATAGGTGCAGGATCCTTCCTTATAACAGAATTAAAAAATACTGAAGAAGTAATAATTGGTCTTGGAGCGGGGGTAGCTGTTAAAAAGACAGTAGATGATGCTAAAGAAACTATAGCCGAACAAAAGAAAGAACTTGAAGAGCTTAAAGAAAAAATGGCATCGGATCTTCAGAAGATAACTGAATACATAATGCAGAGGAGTCCTGAAGCAGAGGAACTAATGCAGAAAGTTGAAGGAGAAGTCTAA
- the rpl18a gene encoding 50S ribosomal protein L18Ae, whose protein sequence is MKTKIFRVQGKFMMGQGLKHFTKELKAISEDDIREKIYSEFGSKHRIGRSKIFIDDIKEISIEESVDPIIKALSNR, encoded by the coding sequence ATGAAGACAAAGATATTTAGAGTTCAGGGAAAATTTATGATGGGCCAAGGCCTTAAACACTTCACAAAAGAGTTAAAAGCTATAAGTGAAGACGACATACGTGAAAAAATATATTCTGAGTTTGGTAGCAAACATAGGATAGGTAGAAGCAAGATATTCATTGATGATATCAAAGAGATCTCTATTGAAGAATCTGTAGATCCAATCATCAAAGCATTATCCAACAGGTGA
- a CDS encoding translation initiation factor IF-6 produces MIRRINIGGSPNLGVSISATEKIAITPTNILDGMVDLITECLDVSVIKTPISGSNLTGALTCGNSNGIVVSKYAFDNELEIIREEGIEVERIPDKLTAVGNIILANDFGALVHPLISDKAIETISHVLDVEVQRGSIANFKITGSVATATNKGVLVHPAASEDEIEFIEKLFKTPVDVGTVNNGTQLVGACAVANSKGVMVGLNTTGPELARIEEAFGFLEGYL; encoded by the coding sequence ATGATTAGAAGGATTAATATTGGCGGAAGCCCAAATCTTGGCGTTTCAATATCAGCCACAGAAAAAATTGCTATTACTCCTACAAATATATTGGATGGAATGGTTGATTTGATAACAGAATGTTTAGATGTTTCGGTTATCAAAACCCCTATCAGTGGAAGTAACTTGACTGGGGCATTAACATGCGGAAATTCAAATGGTATAGTTGTTTCAAAGTATGCCTTTGACAATGAGTTAGAAATAATCCGAGAAGAAGGGATTGAAGTTGAGAGAATACCAGACAAACTCACTGCAGTAGGAAATATTATTCTTGCAAATGACTTTGGGGCACTCGTGCATCCGCTTATCTCAGATAAAGCCATTGAAACGATATCCCATGTTTTAGACGTTGAAGTTCAAAGAGGAAGTATAGCAAATTTTAAAATTACAGGATCAGTTGCAACAGCAACCAACAAAGGAGTATTAGTACATCCAGCTGCTAGCGAGGATGAAATTGAATTTATTGAAAAATTATTCAAAACTCCTGTAGATGTGGGAACCGTTAACAACGGAACACAACTTGTGGGTGCTTGTGCAGTAGCCAACTCAAAGGGAGTTATGGTAGGACTGAACACAACAGGTCCTGAACTTGCAAGAATAGAGGAAGCATTTGGTTTTCTTGAGGGATATTTATGA
- a CDS encoding 50S ribosomal protein L31e: MERVYIIPLRDVKRVPRTIRSPKAIRLVREFLKKHMKSDDIKIDTSVNEKIWERGIQKVPPKIKVKAVKEEDGSVSVTLVE; this comes from the coding sequence ATGGAAAGAGTTTACATTATCCCATTAAGGGATGTTAAAAGAGTACCGAGGACCATAAGGTCTCCTAAGGCAATTAGATTGGTAAGAGAATTCCTAAAAAAACACATGAAATCTGATGATATCAAAATAGATACCTCTGTTAACGAGAAAATATGGGAGAGAGGAATTCAAAAGGTACCACCAAAAATCAAAGTGAAGGCAGTAAAGGAAGAGGATGGTTCTGTATCAGTCACCTTAGTAGAATAG
- a CDS encoding 50S ribosomal protein L39e, with the protein MSRNKPCAKKLRLSKATKQNRRVPLWVMLKTSRKVRTHPKMRQWRRSKVKA; encoded by the coding sequence ATGAGTAGAAATAAACCATGTGCAAAGAAATTAAGACTTTCAAAAGCCACAAAACAAAACAGACGCGTACCTCTATGGGTTATGCTTAAAACGTCAAGAAAAGTCCGGACTCATCCGAAGATGAGGCAATGGAGAAGAAGTAAAGTCAAAGCATAG